The Lewinella sp. 4G2 nucleotide sequence AGATACAAATAGCCTGATCGTTTCAATTGGTCGAAAATCTAAATTCCGTCCAATATTTGATTCACTTCTCCACGGTCAAATCACTTTGGTCGTTTCTAATGATGTTCTTTCCGAATACGTTGAAATACTAGAGCAAAGAACAAATGCAATAGTTGCAGAAAACATTGGTAACTACTTGATGAGGTCGCCTGACGTGAATAAGATTGAAATATATTTTAAATGGGCCGCAATATACGCGGATGCAGATGATAACAAATTTGTCGATTGTGCACTCAATGGAAATGCTCAATTCATTGTGACTGATGACAAGCACTTTAATGTTTTGAAGGAAACTGAATTCCCAAAGATGAAAGTCATCAGAACCAGAGACTTTTTGAATATGATTAGTGAGCAGGATGGATTATAGGCAGGGCTTCATCACGATCATCTATTACCGATGGAGTGTTGAGTAATCGAATCTAGATAACTAGGCTTCTTAACCAGCAAACATATACGGATATTCAAATCTATATGGGTGAGTAGATCTATGATTGGTTAATTAATAAAATCCGCCCAACACTGCAATCCACGTCAAGCCGCTGCCACTTTGAGTAGATGTCTCTATTACGTCCAGAGTCCGGCCACTGGTCCGAACACTCGGATGTCCAAAAGTCCTCCGCAGGCTCCGGAGTTTTGGACATGCTCGCTTATCGGCCCAGTGGCCTTTTAGTTCCGATTGACTATCTTAGTGGAGTTAATGACGCGGCCTGCGTGGGCTGCAATCGTTGGGCGTAACGAATAAATACTATTACTTGGAATACGTCCGCTCATCGTTATGTCGGGCGCCACAAAGAATAAAAATGAAATCGAAAGTCTTCTCAAACAAAAAATTGATTGGAACATCAGAATTGCAAATGACTGATGAAAGTTTGGGAGTAGTTTCGGGTAAATTAATTCCCAATAAAAATTATGAAGAAATTCGAAATGCGATTTGGAGTATTAATAGCTCGAGTTCAACTAAGAAATTCAATGAATTTAATCGACTTAGAATAAATTGCCAACTCGAAAATGAAGTTTTTTTGTTTCCATTAAGTGGATTTTTAATAAGGGATTTAGAAGAATTGCCAAATGAAGAATTAGAATTCCAAGCGGTAGGAAATTATAGACATGTGATTGAAGATAACTTCTTGGTAAATCCTCCAAAGGAGCGAATATTTGAGCCGTGGGAGTTTATAACGATTGAACAAAAAATATCTTATGAAGATGAACTGTTAAAAGAAATAGGAATAGGAAATCCAAAAGGAATTTTGAATTTCTTAAACTCGAAAAGCCATAAATTGAGTAAGTATTCATTTAATGCTATGGCAAAATCGTCAAGAAACGATGATGTGTTGTTCACGGTAAATGAGAAAGGAGAAAATAAATTTGAATATGCGGTAGTTCATTTGACGTGGAAAAGTAAATTTGAAGAGAATGATAATTATCCAATCGCAGAATTTTTTGAAGATTTCGACCATTTTTTGAATTATAGAATGTATCCAGATAAAAGAGATTGGGAAGAATAATTAGCGAATTATAAGGAAGACATCGAACGCACATCACATCGCTGACCATGAGGATAGCTTTAATCTGACAAAGGGGAATGTCATCTATGAAGAACTAAAAATTCTAGTTGATTCAAAAGTAGTCCATGAGAATAAATAAATCATCCGCCCAACACTGCAATCCACGTCAAGCCGCTGTTACTTCAAGTCGAGCAGGGTAGAAGGGTTGAAGCTCGGCCACTGGTCCGAACACTCGGATGGCCAAAAGTCCTCCGCAAGCTCCGGAGTTTTGGCCATGCTCGCTTATCGGCCCAGTGGCCTTTCAGTTCCGATTGAGTATCTTAGTGGAGTTAAGGACGCGGCCTGCGTGGGCTGCAATCGTTGGGCGTAACAGAATAAATACTATGACTTAGAATACGTTCGATCATCGTCACGTTGGGCGAGAAAGAACAAATACTTTGACTTAGAATACGTTCGTTCATAGTCTTGTGGGGCAAAACATAAAATCCGGTACAGATTCTTAAATTGAGCCATTATATTTGAAAATTACGTTGCAGGTAGCTTATTTTGAGCGCGCGAGAATAAAGATAGAAATGATCGTAAAATGATGTTTTAAAGTTTCTAATAGATTTTCGTCTATATACTAGAATGAATCCACTTAAACTGAATGACTATGGGAATGACCACTTACTTGTATGGTGTAATTGAAGAATACGGTTTAAACCACCACCGAAGCGAAGAAATCTATTTACATAATGAACGAATTATAGCTGGGTTACCAGAGACGGATTCATGGCCACCACTATCCAAGAACATGTTTTCGATCACGAAAATGTTGAGGAGGAAATTGGTTCTAATTACGAATACTATGGCCGACTCATCCATTTTGGAGGTTGCTTCAAATCGATTGAATATGAATGGCCTGAGTGGAAAGAAAAGTCCGAATACTTACTTAAGGACTTATATTGGTGAAGTGCCACTGTTCATTTCAAGACAGAATACTCTGAAGTGATTTCGTTTAATTGGAGAATTGATTTAAAAAAGTGGAATGTAAAAGAAGGACCATTGTTGCCAATAAATGAGAGTTTTTGGGAATTTAAAAATGAGTCTGAGTGGTTATAGTACACTTCGTACGACTTTGCGCCAACGGCAATTCTGAAGTCATTCAAACTAGTTTTAGATTCAGAACAGGAAGAGGCTAACCGGTTATGAAGAAAAAAGGTATTCCTATTTACGAACAGTTTACGTGGCAAGGATTTATTCATCTTTGTAAGTATAGTGCGTTGTATACCTTAGCATTAATTATTCCAGCGATTAGTATTATAGTTGATTTTGAGATTCACAGAAAGGTTGGTGTTCTTAATTTGGTGTTTATCATATACGGTTCAGTTTGGATGCTAGTCTTTTTCACTGATTGCTTAATACCGAAATTGAGAGGAGAAAAATAATTCGCTCAACTTTACAGTCATCACGGCCTCCTAAAGAATAAAATTATCCGCCCAACACTGCAATCCACGTCAAGCCGCTGTCACTTCGAGTCGAGCAGGGTAGGAGGGTAGATGCCCGGCCACTGGTCCAAACACTCGGATGGCCAAAAGTCCTCCGCAAGCTCCGGAGTTTTGGCCATGCTCGCTTATCGGCCCAGTGGCCTTTTAGTGTCGATTGAGTATCTTAGTGGAATCAAGGACGCGGCCTGCGTGGGCTGCAATCGTTGAGCGTAACAGAATGAAAATTATGACTTATAATACGTTCGTTCATCTTAGTGTTGGGCGAAACAGAATAAATACTATGACTTAGAATACGTTCATTCATCATAATATTAGTCGTAAAAGAATAAATAATATTGCTTAGAATACGTTCGTTCATCATCGTGTTGGCCGAGAATGAATAATACTACGCATGGATTGACGCTCGTTGATCTTTGTGTTAGGCGGGAATAGGTATAACTGATACATGAATAAAACTTTAAGTGATGACATCCAAAATGATATATTCATGCTTCGAAGGATTGTATGATAAATTCGACTGGCCAATTATTGAAAATAAATCCGAATATGTCCATATCGGAAACTCATCTGAAAGAGATTTAAATAAAATATCACTCGCATTATCTCATTTTATTGGAGAATATTTGTTTGTAGTATTGAACAGGAACACTTCATGTAAAACAAAAAATAGTCTAAGCGATGTAAATAATTTTATTATGGATAATGAAAATATGGTTTTTGTTGAAATCACATGGAAATTATGCTTAGAAATAAAAGGTGAGGTTATGAGAGTGGGATATTTAAAATGAGAAGCGTACAAGATCGCAGCCGAATTTACTTGAGCGAGTCACAGGTAAACTAGGCTTTAAGATATTAATCGAGAATTTGTAGAATCTATTGATATACAATTGATATCTGCTTATGGTAAAACCATATGGAAAACGCACTCAAGTCTAATAGTACAAACGTGCAGAAGTAGATGTGTTGAAATTCAAAACTTTTGATCGTTCATAGGAGGACGCAATATTCCAACTTGCATTTTAGGATTAATAATTTTGCTGAAGGCCGGAACCTTTATTCATAATCATCCGCCCAACACTGCAATCCACGTCAAGCCGCTGTCACTTCGAGTCAAGCAGGGTAGAAGGGTGCAAGCCCGGCCACTGGTCCGAACACTCGGATGGCCAAAAGTCCTCCGCAGGCTCCGGAGTTTTGGCCATGCTCGCTTATCGGCCCAGTGGCCTTTTAGTTCCGATTGAGTATCTTAGTGGAGTCAAGGACGCGGCCTGCGTGGGCTGCAATCGTTGGGCGTAAAAGAATAAATATAATGACTTAGAATACGTTCGTTCATCGTCCTGTTGGGCGCGAAAGAACAAATACTATGACTTAGAATACGTTCGTTCATCGTCGTGTTGGGCGCGAAAGAATAAATACTGTGACTTAGAATACGTTCGTTCATCGTCGTGTTGAGCGGAACAGAATAAAGTAAAACGCTCGATGACGTAAATTGATCCATGTGAGTCGAAGAGGCGCCATACATAAACACCTCGGGATATTCGGTTTTGTGAACTTTAGTTGTTGTCGAATATAGCTAAAACATATAGTGACATTTGTTGATGAAGTTGATGAAGATTAATCTAGGTCAACGGTATGTTGTGTCCAAGAATTGTGGACATTTGAAATTAGAATACCATTGATGTACAGCAACCTGAACCTACAATTTATTTCGTAGATAGGCGTTTAGATAGAAACAAATTAATTATGATATATAAAGTGATCCTATCTATAATTTTGCATTTTGTAAGCATAGGGCTTTACGCACAGACCATAGTTCTACCACAAGTATTTACTATTAAAAATAATATTGATACGATAATTATTACGGAATATGGTACCCAAGTGAAGATTGAGAGGAACTCTATCGAAACATCTGATACTTCGATGAATCTTGTAGATGAATACAGTATTCACATACGAGAAGTTATTGATAATCTAGGCGCGGTTGTAAATCAAGTATCGACAAATAGCAATCGAGGGATCCTTATATCCGATGGCATGTTATACATTACGGCTTATGTAGGCGATCAAGAACTTGAATTGAGATCGGATCGAAAAATTGAAATTAGAACACCAGTTAGTGCTGGCAATTTTGATATGGGATTGTACTCTATTTCATCAACTGACGAGTGGACTAAAATGACAAGTGAAATCTCTCTTGATACCTGTCCTTCTTTTATTATGACCGTGTTGACATACGATTCTATAGTTGATAAAAATTCCTATCGCGTATGGCAAAAGAAAAACAACAGGGTCGATGGACTGTTTGGAGGAACAAACCGACCTAGACAGCAAGTTTATACTATACCTATCCCATACGACACAGTGTGGAATTGTGATAACAATGAATTATCTTACTATAATTTTAATATTCAAGATTTTGGTTGGTACAACATCGATAAGCTTGCCAAAATTAGAAAGCCAAGAAGTATGTCAGTTGTTTGTAGAGAAGGAATGAGAGTAATCGCACTTGTAGATAAGAAAAATATAGTAATTAGGTTTCATGAAAGTAAACGCGGAGTATACCACTTGTCAAATTACCCATCTACATTAGGATCGACGGTGATTAGTTACAAAACTGTAGAAGATGACAAGGTTTTGTTTAGTGTTTATTCCATGAAAAAATTTAGATCTAGATTGAATATGCCGGAACCAAATGTGGTATCTAATGCTGAATTTAGGAAAATAATTAGACAATTACATTAAGAATATTATTTAGAGATAAACACTAACTTCTATACTCTGTACAGCACCTCAAGATATATGGAAGACGCTACTTGACTTTATTAACTCAACTCGTTAATAATTAATATAATCCGCCCAACACTGCAATCCACGTCAAGCCGCTGTTACTTCGGGTCGAAGGCTCTATCATGTCCAATGCCCGGCCACTGGTCCGAACACTCGGATGGCCAAAAGTCCTCCGCAGGCTCCGGAGTTTTGGCCATGCTCGCTTATCGTCCCAGTGGCCTTTCAGTTCCGGTTTAGTATCTTAGTGGAGTCATGGACGCGGCCTGCGTGGGCTGCGTTCGTTGGGCGTAACGAATAAATACTATGACTTAGAATACGTTCCTTCATCGTCTTGTTGGGCGTAACAGAATAATTACTATGACTTAGAATACGTTCGATCATCGTCACGTTGGGCGTAAAGGAACAAATAAAAAGGAATAGATGCTGTTCACTGATTATCGTATCCGGCGATTCAAAGTGACAATGAAAATTTCGCAACTTACCTTGTTTCAGGTAGCGAATTTCAAATCTTGATTATGAACAAGTATGATTATACATGTGATGGTTGCGGAAGGGAGCATGCTTATTTGACAGGTCGAATTACTCAAGGTTCACCAACCGATATTCTTCAAAATAAAGAGAATTTTATTGATAACCCCCACTCTTCAATTCACATAGTGAATAAGGAAAGAGTATACATTAATGGAATAATTCCGCTGTACACACCGGAATTAGGTGATGAATTAGAATTAGATAACTGGTGTGTTATCAGTTATGATAGTTGGAATGAGGCTATAAAAAATAAAAGTTCTATTGAAGGGCGATTATTGTATAAAGATGATTTATTTCATATTAAGGCCAACACAAATTTCAAAATTGGTTATGATGAAGAAAGAGATGAATTCTTATTTTTTACTGATCAAGAATCATCTGACCTGTATAGATGGCAATCGACTGGTTTAACAACAAAAGAAATCAAAAGTCTATTTTCTTCCTTTTATCACAAACTAGAAGATGAAGATACAAGAGATCAGTACACCTACGATATTAAAGAAGCGATAGAGTTTCTTCTAGATAATCAAGGAATTTCATACGTGCATGCCCTACTTAATGATGAGATTATATTTCAGTTGATCGACTCTTCTGGGCTAGAAAAACCTTCATCAAAGATTATTGGAATAGGAATTGATATTCCCATCGATACAACTGATACAATAACAGATTACAAGATTTTAAACTTTAGTCGATTATCAACTTTTAATGTCCATTACATTGAAGGAATCAAATTGTACCAGTATGATTATGTTGATGATATAGGAAAACTAAATAAAGATGTTTGCGACATCGTGACAGAAGTATATGGAGCTACACCAAGTGAAGTCAAGTACAGATTAAATTTCATGACCAAATTAAAATAATAAAAATCCGCCCAACACTGCAATCCACGTCAAGCCGCTGTCACTTCGTGTCTAGCAGGGTAGGAGGGTTGATGCCCGGCCACTGGTCCGCACGCTCGGATGTCCAAAAGTCCTCCGCAAGCTCCGGAGTTTTGGCCATGCTCGCTTACCGGCCCAGTGGCCTTTTAGTTTCGATTGACTATCTTAGTGGAGTTAAGGACGCGGCCTGCGTGGGCTGCAATCGTTGGGCGTAAAAGAACAAATACTGTGACTTAGAATACGTTCATTCATCGTCGTGTTGGGCGTAAAAGAATAAATATTGTGCCCTAGAATACGTTCGTTGTTCGTCGTGTTGGGCGAAATCGAATAAATACTAAGACTTAGAATACGTTCGGTCATTGTCGTATTGGGCGAGAAAGAATAAACACTATGACTTAGAATACGTTCATTCATTGTCGTGTTGGGCGCAAAAGAATAAATTTAGTCTTAAGTATTTTCTACAGTCATAATTAAGGAAATGGTGCATTAGTCTCACTTATCCTTGTGTATTAACTCAAAGGAAGAACATATGGGACTTCGAGTCATTATTTTTAAATTAAGTGCAGTCGTATATGAGTGTCAGTAGTAACTTAATTCTGCAACATAAAGGTGTAATTAAACTGGATGAACTATACAAAATTCAAAAGTCGGCAGATCGTCTAGTATCTAATTTAATTGCAAGAATCCGAGAAGCAGATCCAGATAATAGTTTTATTCTTGAACAAGGTTTGAGTGAACTTCCGAATCTGATTAAGGTGAAATATAGCAGGTCATACATGTTTGTAGGAGATACGGATTATATATATCATGAAAATGAAAACAGTGAGGTTGGATTTACTGAGTATTTTGAACACATGATAAATGTACACAAATGTGTATGTAATTCTTGCGGCTATCCTATGAGCACTGATATTAGATTAATATTACTTCGATTATTTCGTAAACAATCATCTATTACACAATTGCAACTATTCGAACTTGATGAGCCAGTGGTTAGGTGTAAATTTTGCACCACTAATCATTTCTTTAATGACTTTTTTCCTTTCAAGCTTGTTGGAAATTTTCAAATGCATTTACCCTCTTTTCTATTTCAATATTACGACATAGATCAGATATTCGAATTCTTTGGTGATCAGAAAGGTAATTTGTACACTGAGCATTATCGTTACGCTTAATAGAAGAGTATGATTATCATTCAAAATGAATGGCCACAAAACAGATCACAATCGTCCAACCGCGCGTACTAGAACTATACTGGCATATTTTGAAAATCAAGCCAACCCTTAACTATAATTTTATGGTTGTAAACTTTGCGAAGTTTTTATATGCTAATCTTTCAACGGGTACTGGAATTCTTGCTCTCCAAATAGCATAACTAAATGTGATTTAAATATAAATAATTATCCGCCCAACACTGCAATCCACGTCAAGCCGCTGTCACTTCGAGTCGATTGCTCTATTACGTCCAAAGCCCGGCCACTGGTCCGAACACTCGGATGGCCAAAAGTCCTCCGCAGGCTCCGGAGTTTTGGCCATGCTCGCTTATCGGCCCAGTGGCCTTTTAGTTCCAATTGACTATCTTAGTGGAGTTAAGAGCGCGGCCTGCGTGGGCTGCAATCGTTGGGCGCAACAAAAACAAGATCAGCGGAGGAGATTCAATTAGTAAAAGCAAATAATAATTGCGTATCACGAAGGCTGTTACAATCGTCAGTCGCAAGTTTGATTAAAGCCTACCAAGAAGAGATGAAACAGAATATTCTGATCCTAGATCTAGATGGAGTTTTGATAACCACACCGAGTTGGAGGCCAGATGAAATGGACACCGACGGCTATTCTAAGTTCAATGCTAAAGCTGTCGAGAATTTGAATATACTATTGGCCTATAAACAAATGGAAATATGGTTGGTCTCATCAAGGCGAGCATCAAAACCAATGGATGAGTTTAATAAAATATTTAAATCAAGGGGTATTTGCCAACCTATAGCTGGCTACGTAGCAGAATCCAATAGCATGTCTAGGATGCATGAAATCGAGAACTTTCTTGATTGCCAAAATCATAGAAATGCGTTAATACTAGACGATGACAAATCACTAAGGGATTTCAAGTTTACATATAAAGGATGCTACATCGATATTGATAATTTCAAAGGTTTTGACGAAGTAGCTCTTGCAGTTGCATTGGAACTTTGTGACACCTGGGAATGAATAACTATAGAGCTAGGGACTACCGATGTGGTTAACTAGGTCCAAAAAAGTGAAGGAACTGAAAGCTAGAAACCACCGACGCCAACTACTGAGAACCAATCTAAGAAGTAAGTATTAAGTGAACTAGCTAGGGTCGTGGAGATGGATTTAGAATGTGAGTAACTGGCTTACAAGTGAATACTTAGGATTGAGCATCTATGCCAAGATGCACACAACTTCACAGCCATAACGGCTTCTTAAAGAATAAAATTATCCGCCCAACACTGCAATCCACGTCAAGCCGCTGTCACTTCGAGTCGATCGCAGTATTACGTCCAAAGCCCGGCCACTGGTCCGAACGCTCGGATGTCCAAAAGTCCTCCGCAAGCTCCGGAGTTTTGGCCATGCTCGCTTACCGGCCCAGTGGCCTTTTAGTTCCGATTGAGTATCTTAGTGGAATTAAGGACGCGGCCTGCGTGGGCTGCAATCGTTGGGCGAGATCGAGAAGTTGAAGTAGATTAAATTATTGAATTTGAATAGCTGCTGTTTTGTTGAAACTTTTTGATCGACTCGTTGTGTTTTGTTTGAAAATGAATTTGCAATGATCAAAGTCTATTTCGACAATAACGTGTATAGGTTGCTGGCAAAAGAAGAGAATAATTCTCTACAAAGGCTACTTAAGAATCATAAAAATACGCATTTGTTATTTCTATATTCGCAAGCCCATGTTAATGACCTCCATCAAGATAAATCAAATCGAAAATTT carries:
- a CDS encoding putative toxin-antitoxin system toxin component, PIN family, which gives rise to MRVVLDTNSLIVSIGRKSKFRPIFDSLLHGQITLVVSNDVLSEYVEILEQRTNAIVAENIGNYLMRSPDVNKIEIYFKWAAIYADADDNKFVDCALNGNAQFIVTDDKHFNVLKETEFPKMKVIRTRDFLNMISEQDGL
- a CDS encoding HAD domain-containing protein; the encoded protein is MKQNILILDLDGVLITTPSWRPDEMDTDGYSKFNAKAVENLNILLAYKQMEIWLVSSRRASKPMDEFNKIFKSRGICQPIAGYVAESNSMSRMHEIENFLDCQNHRNALILDDDKSLRDFKFTYKGCYIDIDNFKGFDEVALAVALELCDTWE